The nucleotide sequence AGGCTTGAAGACAAGCTTAAAAGGTATGAGGCTATCTTTGTCAAGAGCCTCTGCTATTTCAGCAGAATGCCTAGCAACCTGTTCCAAAGTCTCTGGTCCATATAGATGCTGACTGCCTGTAACAAACCAAAATTCATAGGGTCTTAATTTTAACATTATATATGCCTCCTTTTATTTTTATAAGCCCGTAAAGATTATTAATCTTTATGCTCCCTTATTTTTGCCCATAGTAAGCATTTGCACCATGTTTTCTTAAAAAGTGCTTATCCAGTAAAGCTTGATTGATCTGGCCTATATCCGGTGTCAGTGCACAGGTATGGTAAGCCATCATGGCAACTTCCTCTAATACCACTGCATTGTGTACAGCTTCATGGGCGTCCTTGCCCCAAGTAAAAGGTCCGTGGTTATTTACCACAACGCCGGGAACAAAAATAGGATTTTTACCTTCAAAGGTTTCAACAATTACTTTACCGGTTTCTTTTTCGTATTCGCCCTGTATTTCAGCATCGGTCATTACTCTTGTACAGGGGATTTCTCCATAGAAGTAATCTGCGTGAGTGGTTCCAAGAGCAGGAATACTCTTGCCTGCCTGAGCCCAGATTGTAGCCCATCTGGAATGGGTATGAACAATGCCGCCAACTTCTTTAAAGTTTTTATAAATTACAAGGTGGGTAGCGGTATCTGATGAAGGATTCAGTTTACCTTCTACCTTATTTCCATCAAGGTCCAGTACTACTAAATGTTCTAACTTCAATTCCTCATAAGGAACCCCACTGGGTTTAATAACTATGAGACCGGCATTTCTATCTATGCCGCTGACATTACCCCAAGTATAAGTAACGAGACCCCTCTTTGGCAGTTCTAAATTAGCCTCCAAGACAGCCTGCTTTAAACTTTCCAGCATTGAATTTCAACTCCTTATAAATATACTTTAATCTTATGATGATTTTTGCTGTGTACTATTACGCAGAACCAATTCCGGTTTAAACTTTAAAGCGTAATAGTCTTGTTTTCTTTCAATCATATTGATAATTGACTTTGCAGCTTCACAGCCTAGGGCTTCCTTCGGGTGAGCCACTGTTGTCAGTTTTACCTCTGAAGCTAAGGCTAGCTGAGAATCATCAAAACTAACCAGTGATATGTCTTCCGGAACCTTTAAGCCTTTTTTTCTTATAACATCCATAACCTTAACGGCAATTTGATCATTGTAACATACCAGTGCAGAACTTTGACATAAGAGGTTTTCTAATTGATGATTACTTATATCAATTTTCTCGCTGAGATCGTTAGTTTCATACCACATAACCAGTGAATCCAAAATTTCAAGGTCAGCTTCCCTTTGAGCCCTTTGAAAACCTGCAAACCTATAGTGACCCTGAATATCATCTATTTTAAAGATTCCGCCAATATTTTTGTGACCTAGCTCTATGAGATGCTTGGTGGCCAGATAACCTGCTTCATTGTCATCCTCAACTATATAAGAAGAATCCAATTCCCGATAGCTGCCGTGCATGAAAAGCACAGGAATGCCTAAGTCTGCAAACTTTTTGTACAAATCTATATTGGGGTTGGGCAAGGCACTTTTTGTAGGTTCAACTATTAAACCGCTTATATTTTGATTTAAGAGGTTTTCAAGACATAAGCGTTCCTTTTGATATTGGTTACCTGTGCAGCTCAGGAGCATATTGTAGCTATTAACTGACAGAACACTGTCTATACCTCTTATGATAGAAGGAAAGATATAATCATTTAGGTAGGTAGTTACAACTGCAATTGTCTTTACCTTATCACTATTTTGAAGAGGCTGCCTATATACAAAGGTACCTTTACCCTGAACTCGGTATAACCAACCTTCATTAACCAGCTCACCTATTGCTTGCCTTACGGTACTTCGGCTAATTTCAAAGTGTTCAGCCAGCTCATTCTCTGAGTAGAATTTTTCACCTGCCTTAATCTTACCTGAACTGATGGTTTCTATAATATAATCTCTCAGTTTTTGATACTTTGGTTTATCCGCGTCTGTCATCCAATATTACACCTACTTTTAATCTAAATAATAGTTAATTAAACTAGTTGTCCGTATAACTTACGGATACAGAGGGACACAAACAACGTCCCTCTGTCCCCTCTGTCCCTAGAGAAAATCCACGGCAGCTCTTTCAATTGCAAGTCCTTTAGTGTAACGCTTCATGAACTCATCAAAGCCTTCTACATCCTTGAGATCAGGTTCAGCCTTTGTAACAACTTGACCTGTAAAAACCTTATTATTCAAGTAATCATCCAGTGTTTCATTTGCTGATTTGTTCAGCATATAGGAAGCAAGTAAGGCCATGCCCCAAGCGCCACCTTCACCGGCAGTTTCCATGACAGAAACAGGGGCATTTATAGCTGCAGCCATGATCTTCTGGCCCACACCCTTAGTTTTGAATAAGCCGCCATGACCTAGCATTTCATCAACTTTAACCCCTTCTTCCTTCAGAAGAATATCCAGACCGGTTTTCAAGGCACCCAGGGACGTAAATAAGTTTACACGCATGAAGTTAGCTAAGTTAAACTTACTGTCTGCTGAACGAACAAACAAGGGACGTCCTTCTTCAAAATGAGTTATATGCTCACCGGATAAGTAGTTATAGGCCAATAAGCCGCCGCAATCTGCATCTCCTTCAAGGGCCTTATTATAAAGTGTTGCAAAGAGCTTATCCGTCTCAACTTCCATACCCATTGTCTCGGCAAATTCTCTGAATATACCAACCCATGCATTGAGATCCGAAGTACAGTTATTACTGTGAACCATAGCTACAAGGTTGCCGGTAGGGGTTGTAACTAAGTCTATCTCTTCATAGGCTTTTTTTAGATCTTCTTCCAGTACCACCATGGCAAAAACAGAAGTTCCTGCTGAAACGTTACCCCTACGTTTTGTAATACTGTTGGTTGCGACCATACCTGTTCCTGCATCTCCCTCTGGAGGACATATAGGAATACCTGCCTTTAACTGGCCCGTAACATCGAGAAGTTTTGCTCCTTCCTCGGTGAGAACACCTGCATTTTCACCGGCTAATAAGACCTTGGGCAGTATATCCTCAAGCTTCCAGGGTAGGTTTTTATCTTCAATTAATTCATTGAATTGCCTGATCATGTACTTGTTGTAGTCTTTTGTTGATATATCTATAGGGAACATGCCTGAGGCTTCACCGATACCCATAACCTTTTTGCCGGTTAGCTTCCAATGTACATATCCGGCTAGGGTTGTTTGAAAGTCAATATCAGCCACATGTTTTTCTCCGTTTAAAATAGCCTGGTAAAGATGTGCTATGCTCCATCTTTGGGGTATATGATAGTTGAAAAGTTTTGTTAACTCTGCGGAAGCCTTTTCAGTAATAGTGTTACGCCAGGTACGGAAGGGGACTAAAAGGTCGCCTTCTTTATTAAAAACCATATAGCCGTGCATCATGGCGCTAAAGCCTATGGCGCCAATGGTGTCAAGGGTAACGCCGTATTTTTGCTTCACCTCCCTAGCCATCTCCTGATAACTATCCTGTATACCTTTCCAAACTTCCTCCAGGCTATAGGTCCAGATATTGTCTATATAGCTGTTTTCCCACTGGTAGCTGCCGGAAGCGATAGGTGAATTATCTTCACCAATTAATACCGCCTTAATCCTAGTTGAGCCAAGTTCAATACCCAGTACTGTTTTACCGTTGATAATGGAATTCCTGATATCACTCATTATTTTGATTCCTCCATAAAATATGAATTTTAAAGAACTTTAATATGTAAAGGGTTAACTTCATAAAAAAAAAAGTAAACCTTTTCTTGACGTGTATGTAGTGGTATAGAAAAGAATGTAGAACATGTACATACAAAGTATAAGTTCTTGTACGTACAATTTATACTTTAATTTTACTACTAAGACAGTATTTTGACAATAGGACTTATCCATATAAGTCTACTTGACAAGGAGACTTATATTGCATAAAGTAGAATTGTATGTATGGAAATCAGGGAGGTAATAGCAATGAGCATTACAAAGCGCTTCTATGGAAATACTGCCGACGGAACAGCGGTGGATATATTCACATTAAAGAATTCAAAGGGAATTACTGCTGAGATAACAAACTTTGGAGGAGTTATTGTATCTTTAATGGTACCCGATAAAAATGGAAAAGTTGAGGATATAGTGCTTGGATTTGACAAGCTTGCTGATTATGAAAAGAAGGGACCATATTTAGGGGCTGCTATAGGACGTTATGCCAACAGAATTGGTGGAGCTGCCTTTGAATTAAACGGAATTCAATACAAGGTTGATAATAATGAAGGTGAAAATCACCTCCATGGGGGTTTTAAAGGCTTTGACAAAGTTGTATGGCAGGCAGAGGTCGTTAACAATAACGGAACTGAAGCTCTGGAGCTGACTTATAGGAGTAAAGAAGGAGAAGGTGGATATCCAGGTAACCTTGATGTAAAAATCACTTATAGCATAACGGAAGACAATGAACTGCGAATTGACTACCATGCAGTTTCAGATAAAGATACAGTTGTTAATTTAACCAATCATTCATATTTCAATCTATCAGGCCACAATTCAGGCGATATCCTAGGACATAAGGTAATGCTCAATGCAGATAAATTTACACCAACGGACAAAGCCTCCATACCAACAGGAGAACTGGCAGATGTAAAGGGTACACCTATGGACTTTACAATAATGAAGCCTGTAGAACAGGATATACATGCAGACTTCCAGCAAATCCAAAATACTAAGGGCTTCGATCATAATTGGGTGTTGAATACCAATGGAAACCTTAAGGAGAAGGCTGCAGAAGTGGTAGACGAAAATAGTGGAAGAGTTATGGAAGTATATACTACAAAGCCAGGAGTTCAACTATATACGGGTAACTTCTTAGAGGAAAGTCCCGTTGTGGGCAAGGGAGGCTATGTTTACCGCAATCACAGCGGCCTTTGTCTTGAAACTCAATACTTCCCGGATTCACCAAATAAGAACAATTTTCCTTCTGCAGTACTAAAAGCAGGGGATGAATATAAACATACTACTATCTATAAGTTTTCAGTTATAGATTAAATAAGCACTTGGGGGCTGTCGCAATAAAAAGAGCGGCAGCTCTTTATTTGTCCAGTAAAGTAGAATATGTTAATAATTTGAAATAAAGCAACAGCATCTTTTATTGGTGCATTATCTTAAGAATTATAAGCTTCTGCTATAGCAGACCGGAACAGTGATACGAATCCGGTAGAACTTTAAACTTGATATGTCAGAGCCTCTTGTATTATACTATATAATGTATTCTTGGAAAAATAATAAAGAATCAAGTAAATACATCCATTTTTGGAAGAGGTGGCTTAATTGGCAACAACCATACGAGATATAGCTAAGCTTGCAGGGGTCTCCATATCTACAGTATCCAGGGTAATCAGTGACAGTCCCAGAATTTCCGATGAAACAAAGAAAAGGATACGGGAGATATTGAAAGAGACGAATTATGTGCCCAACAGCACAGCTAAACAGCTAGTTATGAAAAGTAATTTCAACATAGGTTTTTTGTTTAACTCACACAGCAGTAACGTGCTGGTGGACTTTTACTTCTATAACATGATAGGTGGACTGCAAAGTGTTGTCTTATCCAATAATTATGAATTGACCATTTGTGATTTCAGCTATTTGGATCCTTCAGAGAACTTGTTGGAGCGCTTTGTTTATAATAGAAAAGTAGATGGTGTAATCCTCCATGTATCTATGGTAAATGCTGAGATTATATCAAAACTCAACGAAATTGATTTTCCCTACGTGATAATAGGAAATCCTAATATAGATATTGAGAGTACATGGGTAGATTTTGACAATACTACCGCAGGAGAATTAGCCTGTGAACGGCTGTATGAAAGGGGCTACAAGAAGGTAGCTTTTATAGCGGGATCAAAGGAAGAGGTAATTTCAAATCAGCGTATTGAAGGCTATAAAAAATGCTTAAAAAAGTTGAAGGTTGAAGTAGATCCTCAATATATCATCAATACTATGGGAACAGATGTGGATGGCTATGAGTCTCTGAAAAAACTCCTAAGTCTGGAGTCACCGCCGGATGCTGTCATTTCCATAAATAATTACACTGCCTTTGGTGCTATAAGAGCAATAAATGAGTTATCTATAAAAGTTCCTGAGGAGCTAGGAGTCATAGCTTTTGACAATTTCCCACTGGCACCGTATATTTCACCGGCACTTACATCCATAGATATAGACACCTTTAAACTTGGAGAAAGAGCCAGTGAGTTATTAATGGAAAAGGTTAAAAATAGCTGTAAGCATCATAAATATGAAAAAATAGTACCAAATATCATTTTACGGGTTTCAGATGCCCGCAAATAATTGTAAAAATCACCTGTCACGTCGGCAGGTTTATTTTTGTTACGGAATGTATTGTAATTTTAAAAATAATAGGGTATTATATAAGTAAATGGAAATATATTCCATATATCGTGATTTTATCTGCACAACAGATTCTTTTGTGTAATCAAATTGCTTATCCTTAACCTGACGATTCATATTGTTTTTCAACATAAATTTATTTACTTCCCTAATAACTTATAAAAAGTACATAAGCTCTGATCCCTAAATGACAAAGCTTTATGGGTAAAAAAACAACGTTTTCAGAAACTGAAAGTTGTTTTTAAAAATATACGAGGAGGTAATATTTTGAGAAAAACAAGAAAAAAGCTACTCACTGCATCCTGTCTTACCCTATCTATGCTGCTTAGTGCTTTTACAAATGGGGTGGCCGTAAAGGCTGCCACCGTTAGTGTAGGTCTGGGCAGTTATACCGACACTGCACCCTCAGGCCTAGCACTGCCGCCCTCAACTATTTACAAAACCTCAAACTTAACAGGGGCTATACCTACTACCAGTTGGGAGAGTTCAGTACTATGGACTCAATATTCTGAACCGATGTTTGCCCATCCACTTAGCTATAAGGCATCTTCTTCAGGATTAGAAGTAGGAAGACCAGTTGGCGGTGGAGGTGGGATAGCTTACTTCTACGGACATACTGTTGATTACAAAATGCAGATGAGCAATGCAACAACCTTTGCTGATGCAAAAGCGGAGAAAGTTACTGACTGGACAACGGATATTGTAATGGCTAACGGCGCAAATAATTTTAAGGCTACTCTTGTCAAAGGAAGTCCATATACTTATTACACTTTTACAGGAGGTAATCCAAGACTGGTATTCAATTCAACTCCAACAGTATTTTACGGGAACTCCGGAACCCAGTATCTTGGAATAACCGTCAATGGTAAAAACTATGGTCTGTTTGCTCCTGCAGGAGCTACCTGGAGCGGAATAGGTACAAGTACCATAACCTGTAATTTACCGGCAGGCAAAACCTATTTCTCAACTGCTGTATTACCGGATAGCAGCTCGGCTGCTTTCTCCTATTTTCAGGCCAGAGCTTATGCCTTTGTAACGGATACAAAAGTCAGCTGGACCTTTAATGAAGCGGCCAGTGTGTTAACTACCACCTTTACTTTCACAACCACCGCTAAAGAAGGTTCAAACCTTGATACCATAATAGCCTTGTATCCCCATCAATGGAGAAACAACACTGCAATCAGTCCTTTAACATATACCTACCCCAGCATCCGAGGTCAAATGAAAACTATTTCAGGCAGAAGCTTTACCACAACCTATAACTATAACGGTATACTCCCTAATCTTCCGGACAATGGCACCTATAACAAAGCAACTTTAAACAGCTATGTAGAAGAAGTTAAAAATGAACCTAATCCATTAAGTGCTACAGATACCTACTGGAATGGAAAGCAGTTAGGAAAGATAGCACAAATACTTCCTATAGCTGAACAGGTAGGAAATACATCTGCGGCGACCTACTTCTTAAATCTTTTAAAGAGCAACCTGGAAAACTGGTTTAAGTATAATGCCGGCGAAGGTTCCCGTTATTTCTATAGAAATGATCAATGGGGAACCCTGATTGGGGTAGAACCAAGCTACGGTACCAATGACCAAATAAATGACCATCATTTTCACTATGGGTATTTTATAAATGCAGCAGCCCATATAGCTTTGAGAGACAAGACCTGGGCATCAAGCAGTAACTGGGGTGGAATGGTTAACTTATTAATAAAAGATATAGCAAACTGGGATAGAAATGATACCGCATATCCATTCTTGAGAGGCTTTGATCCATATGAAGGACACTCCTGGGCATCCGGACACTCACTATTTGCAGATGGAAATAATCAAGAGTCTTCTTCTGAAGCAATCAATGCTTGGCAGTCCATCATTCTTTGGGGAGAAGCCACTGGAAATAAGACCATAAGAGATTTGGGTATTTACCTTTATACCACAGAAGTTCAAGCTATTAATAACTATTGGTTCGATATATATAATGATATCTTTCATCCAAGCTATGGACATGAATATGCATCAATGGTATGGGGAGGAAAATATACTCATGAAATATGGTGGGCAGGAACAGCGGCAGAAGTTCATGGAATAAACTTCTTGCCTATAACCGGAGGCTCCCTATACTTAGGTACAGATCCTAACTACGTCAAGAAAAACTATGACGAGTTGTACAGAGAGATGGGTAATGCGGAACCGGATAAATGGCAGGATATTATCTACTCATACCTGGCCCTATATGACCCAGCCCTTGCACTAAGCAAATGGAATGGAAACATATCTCCGGAAGCCGGTGAAACAAAAGCTCATACCTGTCATTGGATTCATAACCTGAACGGTATGGGAACTCCTGACTTTACGGTTAGGGCAAATACCGCCTTATATGCAGTGTTTAAGAAGGGGACTACTAAGACTTATGTGGCCTATAACCCAGCTAACACTGCTAAAACTGTAACTTTCACCGATGGCTATGTCTTAAATGTACCTGCAAATTCTATGGCTACATCTAATGGTTCAACTACTCCGCCGGTAAATAACTATACAACTATACCTGGAAAAATAGAGGCTGAGAACTATAATGCCATGAGCGGAGTTCAAACGGAAAGCTGTGTAGAGGGCGGATTAAATGTAGGCTGGATAGATACCGGTGACTGGATGGATTACAACATCAATGTTCCTACAGCTGGTACCTATACAGTATCCTACAGGGTAGCAAGCACCAGCGCAGCAGGTTCCATACAGCTTAGAAACGGAGCTGCAGTTTTGGCCACAACAGTGGTACCAAACACTGGAGACTGGCAGGCATGGACAACAGTAACTGCAACAGTTAACCTAACTGTGGGTAATCAGACATTGAGGCTATATGCAGCATCCGGCGGCTTCAATGTGAACTGGATACAGTTTGATGCCGGCAGCAATAACGGTGGCGGTCAGTCTGGAGATTTTAATTACTCTTTTGCTAAACAAAGCTCCAGTACTGCAAGAATAACCTTTACTCCAACCTACGGCACTTCAAGTTATGTCATACTTCATTACATCGTAAACAATGGAACACAGCTGAATGTTTATATGACAAGCAGCGGCAGTTCATGGATCTATGATATTACCGGTCTATCCTCAGGAGCTACAGTAAAATACCAGTTTACCTATGTTAAAGGTGGCGCCCAGTACGACTCTGCTTGGTATACGAATACCTTCTAAAACAATAATATGCAAAATAGAAGAACCTCTCCACGCGAGAGGTTCTTTTGTCCATTAAACAATTGTAATGTCCTTTATTGCTGCTGCTTTAATACCTTTGCATAATAGTCAGTCTCCAATATTTTTGTAGAGTAATAGAATTTACTTTCAACTAAAGCAGAAATAGTCTTTCTATAGCTTTCATCAACTGTAACTCCTTCCGCCGGAATAAATTCACCGGTCTGGGAGTTATAACGCCCCTTATCTGTGATAAAGCTTTTATTCAAGAAG is from Clostridium thermarum and encodes:
- the araD gene encoding L-ribulose-5-phosphate 4-epimerase produces the protein MLESLKQAVLEANLELPKRGLVTYTWGNVSGIDRNAGLIVIKPSGVPYEELKLEHLVVLDLDGNKVEGKLNPSSDTATHLVIYKNFKEVGGIVHTHSRWATIWAQAGKSIPALGTTHADYFYGEIPCTRVMTDAEIQGEYEKETGKVIVETFEGKNPIFVPGVVVNNHGPFTWGKDAHEAVHNAVVLEEVAMMAYHTCALTPDIGQINQALLDKHFLRKHGANAYYGQK
- a CDS encoding GntR family transcriptional regulator, which encodes MTDADKPKYQKLRDYIIETISSGKIKAGEKFYSENELAEHFEISRSTVRQAIGELVNEGWLYRVQGKGTFVYRQPLQNSDKVKTIAVVTTYLNDYIFPSIIRGIDSVLSVNSYNMLLSCTGNQYQKERLCLENLLNQNISGLIVEPTKSALPNPNIDLYKKFADLGIPVLFMHGSYRELDSSYIVEDDNEAGYLATKHLIELGHKNIGGIFKIDDIQGHYRFAGFQRAQREADLEILDSLVMWYETNDLSEKIDISNHQLENLLCQSSALVCYNDQIAVKVMDVIRKKGLKVPEDISLVSFDDSQLALASEVKLTTVAHPKEALGCEAAKSIINMIERKQDYYALKFKPELVLRNSTQQKSS
- a CDS encoding xylulokinase, yielding MSDIRNSIINGKTVLGIELGSTRIKAVLIGEDNSPIASGSYQWENSYIDNIWTYSLEEVWKGIQDSYQEMAREVKQKYGVTLDTIGAIGFSAMMHGYMVFNKEGDLLVPFRTWRNTITEKASAELTKLFNYHIPQRWSIAHLYQAILNGEKHVADIDFQTTLAGYVHWKLTGKKVMGIGEASGMFPIDISTKDYNKYMIRQFNELIEDKNLPWKLEDILPKVLLAGENAGVLTEEGAKLLDVTGQLKAGIPICPPEGDAGTGMVATNSITKRRGNVSAGTSVFAMVVLEEDLKKAYEEIDLVTTPTGNLVAMVHSNNCTSDLNAWVGIFREFAETMGMEVETDKLFATLYNKALEGDADCGGLLAYNYLSGEHITHFEEGRPLFVRSADSKFNLANFMRVNLFTSLGALKTGLDILLKEEGVKVDEMLGHGGLFKTKGVGQKIMAAAINAPVSVMETAGEGGAWGMALLASYMLNKSANETLDDYLNNKVFTGQVVTKAEPDLKDVEGFDEFMKRYTKGLAIERAAVDFL
- a CDS encoding aldose epimerase family protein yields the protein MSITKRFYGNTADGTAVDIFTLKNSKGITAEITNFGGVIVSLMVPDKNGKVEDIVLGFDKLADYEKKGPYLGAAIGRYANRIGGAAFELNGIQYKVDNNEGENHLHGGFKGFDKVVWQAEVVNNNGTEALELTYRSKEGEGGYPGNLDVKITYSITEDNELRIDYHAVSDKDTVVNLTNHSYFNLSGHNSGDILGHKVMLNADKFTPTDKASIPTGELADVKGTPMDFTIMKPVEQDIHADFQQIQNTKGFDHNWVLNTNGNLKEKAAEVVDENSGRVMEVYTTKPGVQLYTGNFLEESPVVGKGGYVYRNHSGLCLETQYFPDSPNKNNFPSAVLKAGDEYKHTTIYKFSVID
- a CDS encoding LacI family DNA-binding transcriptional regulator; this encodes MATTIRDIAKLAGVSISTVSRVISDSPRISDETKKRIREILKETNYVPNSTAKQLVMKSNFNIGFLFNSHSSNVLVDFYFYNMIGGLQSVVLSNNYELTICDFSYLDPSENLLERFVYNRKVDGVILHVSMVNAEIISKLNEIDFPYVIIGNPNIDIESTWVDFDNTTAGELACERLYERGYKKVAFIAGSKEEVISNQRIEGYKKCLKKLKVEVDPQYIINTMGTDVDGYESLKKLLSLESPPDAVISINNYTAFGAIRAINELSIKVPEELGVIAFDNFPLAPYISPALTSIDIDTFKLGERASELLMEKVKNSCKHHKYEKIVPNIILRVSDARK
- a CDS encoding glycosyl hydrolase, whose protein sequence is MRKTRKKLLTASCLTLSMLLSAFTNGVAVKAATVSVGLGSYTDTAPSGLALPPSTIYKTSNLTGAIPTTSWESSVLWTQYSEPMFAHPLSYKASSSGLEVGRPVGGGGGIAYFYGHTVDYKMQMSNATTFADAKAEKVTDWTTDIVMANGANNFKATLVKGSPYTYYTFTGGNPRLVFNSTPTVFYGNSGTQYLGITVNGKNYGLFAPAGATWSGIGTSTITCNLPAGKTYFSTAVLPDSSSAAFSYFQARAYAFVTDTKVSWTFNEAASVLTTTFTFTTTAKEGSNLDTIIALYPHQWRNNTAISPLTYTYPSIRGQMKTISGRSFTTTYNYNGILPNLPDNGTYNKATLNSYVEEVKNEPNPLSATDTYWNGKQLGKIAQILPIAEQVGNTSAATYFLNLLKSNLENWFKYNAGEGSRYFYRNDQWGTLIGVEPSYGTNDQINDHHFHYGYFINAAAHIALRDKTWASSSNWGGMVNLLIKDIANWDRNDTAYPFLRGFDPYEGHSWASGHSLFADGNNQESSSEAINAWQSIILWGEATGNKTIRDLGIYLYTTEVQAINNYWFDIYNDIFHPSYGHEYASMVWGGKYTHEIWWAGTAAEVHGINFLPITGGSLYLGTDPNYVKKNYDELYREMGNAEPDKWQDIIYSYLALYDPALALSKWNGNISPEAGETKAHTCHWIHNLNGMGTPDFTVRANTALYAVFKKGTTKTYVAYNPANTAKTVTFTDGYVLNVPANSMATSNGSTTPPVNNYTTIPGKIEAENYNAMSGVQTESCVEGGLNVGWIDTGDWMDYNINVPTAGTYTVSYRVASTSAAGSIQLRNGAAVLATTVVPNTGDWQAWTTVTATVNLTVGNQTLRLYAASGGFNVNWIQFDAGSNNGGGQSGDFNYSFAKQSSSTARITFTPTYGTSSYVILHYIVNNGTQLNVYMTSSGSSWIYDITGLSSGATVKYQFTYVKGGAQYDSAWYTNTF